GAACAGCTGATGGAACGCAACCCCTCCGTCCATGACTCTTTCTTTCAAAGCTGCGAATTTAGTGGCGACCTCCAGAGCGGTCTTGTTGTTCAAAAGCAAGGCGAAGAGGAAGTTGCAGAAGGAAACGTTGAAGGTGAGTAGCACCTTTCCACCAGGTCTGCCGATGACCGTGTCCATTTCCAACCATTTGAAGAAATCATCTGTTTCTCGTAACTCTTGGAAATCTTGGTAGGTTCGCCCAATTTTTAGCTCTTTGGGAATAGCTACTTTTCTGGATTTTCTGCGTTCCTTGAACTTGACCATCCGAGGAAAATCAATGGGCTTGGCTGTCAGATATCCCAGCTTGGCATGCCGATACACCGTAGCTTTCGACACAGGTAGGTTATGTGTCTGAATGATATGGTAGATGCTTTGTTTCTTCTGGATGCCTTGGGTTAAGACCTTATCCATCTGATAAAAACTTTCCTTGTTTAGGGGGATGCCCTGTCTGGATTCCCTCAACATAGTCTCGTACTGTTCCTGTGCCTTTTTCGCGTAGTAAAGATAGCGGTTAAACCCACAATCCTTCCTCTTTTTTGGACAGTTGTTACAGACATAAGGAGCTTTTTTGAGAAGAGGGCAATCCGTGCAATCAGATTTGACGGATATTGGATGCATGATGCGATTGCGCTTGATTTACTTTGAAATCGTTGACGGGTCTTTTCCCATCTTCTCAGCGATGGAACGGAAAGTTTCTTGTTGACCGATTCAAGTTTGGATGTCAATACGGTCTTCTAGAGTGAGATGTTTTTGTTTTTTCGGCATGAGGTACCTCCTCACGAAAAGTCTCAGACTTAATTCTAGCATAATTCGTCGTCTGAGAGTAACTTCCAGTTTTGGGAGAGAGATGGAAGTTACTTTGAGAAGTTACGTAATTTTTTATAGGAAAAGATTTTGTCAAAAAATCGTTAATCCTCTTGAAAAATCTAGCGAAATAGGGTATAATATGAGTGATCATTTGTCGTAGGTTTTGTCTGAAATATTGTCCAGACAAGGCTCACAGCAGTTAAATCTTCTGAAAAAGTCAGATTTAGCTGCTCTTTTTGTGCTTTTTTTCAGGATTTTGAGTACTTGTAACAAAGACTTAAAGATTCTGAAAATTTGTCAAGAGGACACGGTGATAGGGGTTTTACAACCATATGACGATTAGAAAAGCCTGATTGACAAGGCTTGGAACTTATTTACAAAGGAGAATCATCTTGGCAGGACATGACGTTCAATACGGGAAACATCGTACCCGTCGTAGTTTTTCAAGAATCAAAGAAGTTCTTGACTTACCAAATTTGATTGAAATTCAAACTGACTCATTCAAAGCTTTCCTAGACCACGGTCTTAAGGAAGTGTTTGAAGATGTATTGCCAATTTCAAACTTCACAGATACAATGGAGTTGGAATTTGTTGGATATGAAATCAAGGAACCAAAATACACGCTAGAAGAAGCACGTATCCACGATGCTAGCTACTCAGCACCAATTTTTGTAACCTTCCGCTTGATCAATAAAGAAACAGGCGAAATCAAGACTCAAGAAGTATTCTTTGGTGATTTCCCAATCATGACAGAAATGGGTACTTTCATCATCAATGGTGGTGAACGTATCATTGTATCTCAGTTAGTCCGCTCACCAGGTGTTTACTTTAACGATAAAGTTGATAAAAACGGTAAAGTGGGCTACGGTTCAACTGTTATTCCTAACCGTGGAGCTTGGTTGGAACTTGAAAGTGACTCAAAAGATATCGCCTACACTCGTATCGACCGTACTCGTAAGATTCCATTTACGACCTTGGTTCGTGCGCTTGGTTTCTCAGGTGATGATGAAATCTTTGATATCTTTGGTGACAGCGAATTGGTTCGTAACACTGTTGAAAAAGATATCCACAAGAACCCAATGGACTCTCGTACCGATGAAGCCTTGAAAGAAATTTACGAACGTCTTCGTCCAGGTGAACCTAAGACTGCTGAAAGCTCACGTAGCTTGCTTGTAGCTCGTTTCTTTGACCCACGTCGCTATGACTTGGCAGCAGTTGGTCGCTACAAGATCAATAAAAAACTCAATGTAAAAACACGTTTGCTCAACCAAACCATTGCAGAGCCATTGGTAGACCCTGAAACAGGAGAAATCTTGGTAGAAGCTGGTACAATCATGACTCGTAGCGTGATTGAAAGCATTGAAAGCTATTTGGATGGCGACTTGAACAAGATTGTCTACATTCCAAATGATGCAGCGGTTGTGACTGAGCCAGTTGTTCTTCAAAAATTCAAGGTTGTTGCTCCAACTGATCCAGATCGTGTTGTAACGATTATCGGTAATGCCAATCCAGATGACAAGGTTCGTATCGTCACTCCTGCAGATATTCTTGCTGAGATGAGCTACTTCCTCAACTTGGCTGAAGGACTTGGCCGTGTAGATGATATCGACCATCTTGGAAACCGTCGTATCCGTGCGGTTGGTGAATTGCTTGCTAACCAAGTACGCCTTGGACTTTCTCGTATGGAACGTAATGTTCGTGAACGTATGTCTGTTCAGGACAACGAAGTCTTGACACCACAACAAATCATCAACATCCGTCCTGTAACAGCTGCAGTTAAAGAATTCTTTGGTTCATCACAGTTGTCACAGTTCATGGACCAACACAACCCGCTTTCTGAGTTGTCTCACAAACGCCGTTTGTCAGCCTTAGGACCTGGTGGTTTGACTCGTGACCGTGCTGGATATGAAGTACGTGACGTGCACTACACTCACTACGGTCGTATGTGTCCAATCGAGACACCTGAAGGACCTAACATTGGTTTGATCAATAACTTGTCATCTTACGGACACTTGAACAAATATGGTTTTGTTCAAACACCATACCGTAAAGTTGACCGTGAAACAGGTGTTGTCACGAACGAAATCGTTTGGTTGACAGCCGATGAAGAAGATGAATATACTGTAGCGCAGGCTAATTCTCGTCTGAATGAAGATGGAACATTTGCTGAGAAAGTTGTCATGGGACGTCACCAAGGGGTCAACCAAGAGTATCCAGCTAATGTTGTTGACTACATGGATGTTTCACCAAAACAGGTAGTTGCCGTTGCGACAGCATGTATTCCTTTCTTGGAAAACGATGACTCCAACCGTGCCCTCATGGGAGCCAACATGCAACGTCAGGCTGTTCCGTTGATCAATCCTCAAGCACCTTACGTTGGTACTGGTATGGAATACCAAGCAGCCCACGACTCTGGAGCTGCTGTGATTGCTCAGTATGATGGTAAAGTTACCTATGCAGATGCTGACAAGGTAGAAGTTCGTCGTGAAGATGGTTCATTGGACGTTTACCACATCCAAAAATTCCGTCGTTCAAACTCAGGTACTGCCTACAACCAACGTACGCTTGTTAAAGTTGGCGATGTCGTTGAAAAAGGCGATTTCATCGCTGACGGACCTTCTATGGAAAATGGAGAAATGGCGCTTGGACAAAACCCAATCGTTGCCTACATGACTTGGGAAGGTTACAACTTCGAGGATGCCGTTATCATGAGTGAACGCTTGGTTAAAGACGATGTCTACACATCTGTTCACCTTGAAGAATACGAATCAGAAACGCGCGATACAAAGCTTGGGCCTGAAGAAATCACTCGCGAAATTCCAAATGTTGGGGAAGATGCCCTTAAAGACCTTGACGAAATGGGTATTATCCGTATCGGTGCTGAGGTTAAAGAAGGCGATATCCTTGTAGGTAAAGTAACACCTAAGGGTGAGAAAGACCTTTCAGCTGAAGAACGTCTCTTGCACGCTATCTTCGGAGACAAATCTCGTGAAGTACGTGACACTTCTCTTCGTGTACCACACGGTGCCGATGGTGTCGTTCGTGATGTGAAGATTTTTACACGTGCAAATGGAGATGAGTTGCAATCAGGTGTTAACATGCTGGTTCGCGTTTACATCGCTCAAAAACGTAAGATCAAGGTCGGAGATAAGATGGCCGGACGTCACGGAAACAAAGGGGTTGTTTCTCGTATCGTTCCTGTAGAAGACATGCCTTACCTTCCAGATGGAACTCCAGTCGACATCATGTTGAACCCACTTGGGGTGCCATCACGTATGAATATCGGTCAGGTTATGGAGCTCCACCTTGGTATGGCGGCTCGTACTCTTGGTATCCACATTGCAACACCAGTCTTTGACGGAGCAAGTTCTGAAGACCTTTGGTCAACTGTTAAAGAAGCAGGTATGGATAGTGATGCTAAAACAATCCTTTACGATGGACGTACTGGTGAACCATTTGATAACCGTGTGTCAGTTGGTGTCATGTACATGATCAAACTCCACCACATGGTTGATGATAAATTGCACGCGCGTTCAGTTGGACCTTACTCAACCGTTACTCAACAACCACTCGGAGGTAAAGCTCAGTTTGGTGGACAACGTTTCGGTGAGATGGAGGTTTGGGCTCTTGAAGCCTACGGTGCCTCAAATGTCCTTCAAGAAATCTTGACTTACAAGTCTGACGATATCAACGGACGTTTGAAAGCTTATGAGGCTATTACAAAAGGAAAACCAATTCCAAAACCAGGTGTTCCAGAATCCTTCCGAGTTCTTGTCAAAGAATTGCAATCTCTTGGTCTTGACATGCGTGTTCTTGATGAAGATGACCAAGAAGTGGAACTTCGTGACTTGGATGAAGGAATGGACGAAGATGTCATCCACGTAGATGATCTTGAAAAAGCCCGCGAAAAAGCAGCACAAGAGGCTAAAGCAGCCTTTGAAGCTGAAGAAGCTGAGAAAGCAACGAAAGCGGAAGCAACAGAAGAAGCTGCTGAACAAGAATAAGCAGTTCACTTAGAATAGAAAGGGAAGAAATAGTGGTTGATGTAAATCGTTTTAAAAGTATGCAAATCACCCTAGCTTCTCCAAGTAAAGTCCGTTCATGGTCTTATGGAGAAGTCAAAAAACCTGAAACAATCAATTACCGTACCTTGAAACCAGAACGTGAAGGACTCTTTGATGAAGTTATCTTTGGTCCTACAAAAGACTGGGAATGTGCTTGTGGTAAGTACAAACGCATTCGTTACAGAGGGATTGTTTGTGACCGTTGTGGGGTTGAAGTAACGCGTACGAAAGTTCGTCGTGAGCGCATGGGGCACATCGAGTTGAAAGCTCCTGTATCTCATATCTGGTACTTCAAGGGGATTCCAAGCCGTATGGGCTTGACCCTTGATATGAGCCCTCGTGCTCTCGAGGAAGTTATCTACTTTGCGGCTTATGTGGTGATTGATCCTAAGGATACACCACTTGAGCACAAGTCTATCATGACAGAGCGCGAATATCGTGAGCGCTTGCGTGAGTATGGTTATGGATCATTCGTTGCCAAAATGGGTGCCGAAGCCATCCAAGACCTTTTGAAACAAGTAGATCTTGAAAAAGAAATTGCTGAACTCAAAGAAGAGTTGAAAACAGCGACTGGACAAAAACGTGTCAAAGCTATCCGTCGTTTGGATGTTTTGGATGCCTTTTACAAGTCTGGAAATAAACCTGAATGGATGATTCTCAACATCCTTCCGGTTATTCCACCAGATCTTCGTCCAATGTTGCAGTTGGATGGTGGTCGTTTTGCTTCATCTGACTTGAATGACCTTTACCGCCGTGTTATCAACCGTAACAACCGTTTGGCTCGTTTGCTTGAGTTGAATGCACCAGGTATCATCGTTCAAAATGAGAAGCGTATGCTTCAAGAAGCGGTTGACGCTTTGATTGACAATGGTCGTCGTGGTCGTCCAATCACAGGACCAGGTAGCCGTCCACTGAAATCATTGAGTCACATGCTTAAAGGTAAACAAGGACGCTTCCGTCAAAACTTGCTCGGTAAACGTGTTGACTTCTCAGGACGTTCCGTTATCGCCGTTGGCCCAACTCTTAAGATGTACCAATGTGGTGTGCCACGTGAAATGGCGATCGAGCTCTTTAAACCATTCGTGATGCGTGAAATCGTTGCCCGTGATATCGTGCAAAACGTCAAAGCGGCTAAACGCTTGGTGGAACGCGGAGATGAGCGTATCTGGGATATCCTTGAAGAAGTGATTAAAGAACACCCAGTACTTTTGAACCGCGCACCTACCCTTCACCGTTTGGGTATCCAAGCCTTCGAGCCAGTCTTGATTGATGGTAAGGCTCTTCGCTTGCACCCACTTGTCTGTGAAGCCTACAATGCCGACTTTGACGGGGACCAAATGGCCATCCACGTACCACTTTCAGAAGAAGCTCAAGCAGAAGCTCGTATCTTGATGCTGGCTGCTGAGCACATCTTGAACCCCAAAGATGGGAAACCAGTTGTTACTCCATCTCAGGACATGGTTTTGGGTAACTACTACTTGACCATGGAAGAAGCTGGTCGTGAAGGTGAAGGAATGGTCTTCAAAGACCGTGACGAAGCGGTTATGGCTTACCGTAATGGTTATGTTCACCTCCACTCACGTGTTGGTATTGCAACAGACAGCCTCAACAAACCCTGGACAGAAGAGCAAAAACATAAAGTCTTGCTTACAACAGTTGGTAAAATCCTCTTCAACGACATCATGCCAGAGGGGCTACCATACTTGCAAGAACCAAACAATGCTAACCTGACAGAAGGCGTTCCAGCTAAATACTTCTTGCCACTTGGTGGAGATATCAAGGAAGCAATCAGCAATCTTGAACTTAACCCTCCATTCAAGAAGAAAAATCTTGGAAATATCATTGCTGAAATCTTCAAACGTTTCCGTACTACAGAAACTTCTGCCCTACTTGACCGCATGAAGAATCTCGGTTACCACCACTCAACTCTTGCAGGATTGACAGTAGGTATTGCCGATATTCCAGTTGTTGATGACAAGGCTGAAATCATTGAAGAATCGCATAAACGTGTAGAACAAATCACAAAACAATTCCGTCGTGGTATGATCACAGACGATGAGCGTTATAATGCTGTTACAGCTGAATGGCGTGCTGCCCGTGAAAAACTAGAGAAACGTTTGATTGCCAACCAAGATCCTAAGAACCCAATCGTTATGATGATGGACTCTGGAGCCCGTGGTAACATCTCAAACTTCTCACAGCTTGCCGGTATGCGTGGTCTGATGGCTGCTCCGAACGGACGTATCATGGAATTGCCAATCCTTTCAAACTTCCGTGAAGGTTTGTCAGTACTCGAAATGTTCTTCTCAACTCACGGTGCGCGTAAAGGTATGACCGATACGGCCCTTAAGACAGCCGACTCAGGTTACTTGACTCGTCGTTTGGTTGACGTTGCCCAAGACGTTATCATCCGTGAGGACGACTGTGGAACAGACCGTGGTCTCTTGATTCGCTCTATCGCAGAAGGAAAAGAGATGATCGAGTCTCTTGAAGAACGTCTCAACGGTCGTTACACTAAGAAAACTGTTAAACATCCAGAAACTGGTGCAGTTATCATTGGTCCAAATGAGTTGATTACAGAAGACAAGGCGCGTGAAATTGTGAATGCTGGTGTGGAAGAAGTGACTATCCGCTCTGTATTTACATGTAACACTCGTCACGGTGTCTGCCGTCACTGTTACGGTATCAACTTGGCGACTGGTGATGCGGT
Above is a genomic segment from Streptococcus sp. SN-1 containing:
- the rpoB gene encoding DNA-directed RNA polymerase subunit beta translates to MAGHDVQYGKHRTRRSFSRIKEVLDLPNLIEIQTDSFKAFLDHGLKEVFEDVLPISNFTDTMELEFVGYEIKEPKYTLEEARIHDASYSAPIFVTFRLINKETGEIKTQEVFFGDFPIMTEMGTFIINGGERIIVSQLVRSPGVYFNDKVDKNGKVGYGSTVIPNRGAWLELESDSKDIAYTRIDRTRKIPFTTLVRALGFSGDDEIFDIFGDSELVRNTVEKDIHKNPMDSRTDEALKEIYERLRPGEPKTAESSRSLLVARFFDPRRYDLAAVGRYKINKKLNVKTRLLNQTIAEPLVDPETGEILVEAGTIMTRSVIESIESYLDGDLNKIVYIPNDAAVVTEPVVLQKFKVVAPTDPDRVVTIIGNANPDDKVRIVTPADILAEMSYFLNLAEGLGRVDDIDHLGNRRIRAVGELLANQVRLGLSRMERNVRERMSVQDNEVLTPQQIINIRPVTAAVKEFFGSSQLSQFMDQHNPLSELSHKRRLSALGPGGLTRDRAGYEVRDVHYTHYGRMCPIETPEGPNIGLINNLSSYGHLNKYGFVQTPYRKVDRETGVVTNEIVWLTADEEDEYTVAQANSRLNEDGTFAEKVVMGRHQGVNQEYPANVVDYMDVSPKQVVAVATACIPFLENDDSNRALMGANMQRQAVPLINPQAPYVGTGMEYQAAHDSGAAVIAQYDGKVTYADADKVEVRREDGSLDVYHIQKFRRSNSGTAYNQRTLVKVGDVVEKGDFIADGPSMENGEMALGQNPIVAYMTWEGYNFEDAVIMSERLVKDDVYTSVHLEEYESETRDTKLGPEEITREIPNVGEDALKDLDEMGIIRIGAEVKEGDILVGKVTPKGEKDLSAEERLLHAIFGDKSREVRDTSLRVPHGADGVVRDVKIFTRANGDELQSGVNMLVRVYIAQKRKIKVGDKMAGRHGNKGVVSRIVPVEDMPYLPDGTPVDIMLNPLGVPSRMNIGQVMELHLGMAARTLGIHIATPVFDGASSEDLWSTVKEAGMDSDAKTILYDGRTGEPFDNRVSVGVMYMIKLHHMVDDKLHARSVGPYSTVTQQPLGGKAQFGGQRFGEMEVWALEAYGASNVLQEILTYKSDDINGRLKAYEAITKGKPIPKPGVPESFRVLVKELQSLGLDMRVLDEDDQEVELRDLDEGMDEDVIHVDDLEKAREKAAQEAKAAFEAEEAEKATKAEATEEAAEQE
- the rpoC gene encoding DNA-directed RNA polymerase subunit beta' gives rise to the protein MVDVNRFKSMQITLASPSKVRSWSYGEVKKPETINYRTLKPEREGLFDEVIFGPTKDWECACGKYKRIRYRGIVCDRCGVEVTRTKVRRERMGHIELKAPVSHIWYFKGIPSRMGLTLDMSPRALEEVIYFAAYVVIDPKDTPLEHKSIMTEREYRERLREYGYGSFVAKMGAEAIQDLLKQVDLEKEIAELKEELKTATGQKRVKAIRRLDVLDAFYKSGNKPEWMILNILPVIPPDLRPMLQLDGGRFASSDLNDLYRRVINRNNRLARLLELNAPGIIVQNEKRMLQEAVDALIDNGRRGRPITGPGSRPLKSLSHMLKGKQGRFRQNLLGKRVDFSGRSVIAVGPTLKMYQCGVPREMAIELFKPFVMREIVARDIVQNVKAAKRLVERGDERIWDILEEVIKEHPVLLNRAPTLHRLGIQAFEPVLIDGKALRLHPLVCEAYNADFDGDQMAIHVPLSEEAQAEARILMLAAEHILNPKDGKPVVTPSQDMVLGNYYLTMEEAGREGEGMVFKDRDEAVMAYRNGYVHLHSRVGIATDSLNKPWTEEQKHKVLLTTVGKILFNDIMPEGLPYLQEPNNANLTEGVPAKYFLPLGGDIKEAISNLELNPPFKKKNLGNIIAEIFKRFRTTETSALLDRMKNLGYHHSTLAGLTVGIADIPVVDDKAEIIEESHKRVEQITKQFRRGMITDDERYNAVTAEWRAAREKLEKRLIANQDPKNPIVMMMDSGARGNISNFSQLAGMRGLMAAPNGRIMELPILSNFREGLSVLEMFFSTHGARKGMTDTALKTADSGYLTRRLVDVAQDVIIREDDCGTDRGLLIRSIAEGKEMIESLEERLNGRYTKKTVKHPETGAVIIGPNELITEDKAREIVNAGVEEVTIRSVFTCNTRHGVCRHCYGINLATGDAVEVGEAVGTIAAQSIGEPGTQLTMRTFHTGGVASNTDITQGLPRVQEIFEARNPKGEAVITEVKGQVTAIEEDASTRTKKVFVKGETGEGEYVVPFTARMRVEVGDQVARGAALTEGSIQPKRLLAVRDVLSVETYLLGEVQKVYRSQGVEIGDKHIEVMVRQMIRKVRVMDPGDTDLLMGTLMDINDFTDANKDVLIAGGVPATGRPVLMGITKASLETNSFLSAASFQETTRVLTDAAIRGKKDHLLGLKENVIIGKIIPAGTGMARYRNLEPHAINEEEYLNPPVEEEGNEETTEVVVDTAVETVEETVE